Below is a window of Candidatus Obscuribacterales bacterium DNA.
TTGGGAAAGACCGGCTAGGGGGCCAGCAAAGATGCGTAGGAGCGCCACAAATCGCCCTAGGATGACGGCTCGCACAGCATTTTGGGCAAACCGTACCCGCACCTCAAGCATTTGCTCTTCCTTGAGGCGAAACAGTCGCCCAATGCGAACCATGAGCGGCCATCCGCCATAGTAGCCAATCCAATAGCCGATGTTGTCGCCTACCACGGCACCGGCGATCGCACTGGGCAACACAAACCAATAGTTGAGTTCTCCACTTCCGGCGAGGAAGCCACCAATGAGCGTAATGGTTTCACCGGGGAGGGGAATGCCTGCGTTTTCAAGCATGATGCCAATGCCGACCGCCCAGTAGCCATACTGCTGAGCAATTTCTTGTAGAGTTTCTAGCGACATTAGCTCCAGGGACATAGGGGTCAGCCTTTACATGGGTTAACATTTTCTTTCAATATCGTGACGCAGGTGAAAGGGTCGTGTCAATTGACATGTCTCCGTTAGCCTGCGGGCAAGCCTGGGTTTAGCCTAAGAATTCGGTGCGGTGGGCCAGATCCTGAGAAGATTTGTAGGGCAAGCAGATCCATCGGCTGTTCTGGGGCACTCTGAAGGGGCCTGGCTGGTCTTAGATGATGTCCTTGCTGTTTACTGTGTTCTGTATCGGCTTTCAACACTATGTCTACCTTGCTACATATTGACTCTAGCCCGCGAGGTGAGCAGTCGGTT
It encodes the following:
- a CDS encoding DedA family protein, producing the protein MSLELMSLETLQEIAQQYGYWAVGIGIMLENAGIPLPGETITLIGGFLAGSGELNYWFVLPSAIAGAVVGDNIGYWIGYYGGWPLMVRIGRLFRLKEEQMLEVRVRFAQNAVRAVILGRFVALLRIFAGPLAGLSQMPYPKFLLCNFIGAASWASIMVTLAYFAGRIIPLEELISDVAKFALFALALVAAWIVIPLWLESRQLQEQD